In a single window of the Arthrobacter sp. StoSoilA2 genome:
- the rplX gene encoding 50S ribosomal protein L24: MAKIKKGDLVQVITGAKQERGGDRGKQGKVLRVFPDTNRVLVEGINRVTKHTKVGQSQRGTKTGGIEVVEAPIHVSNVALVDPSTKKPTRVGFRLDTVEKDGATKTVRIRVSKATGKDI, encoded by the coding sequence ATGGCTAAGATCAAAAAGGGTGACCTCGTTCAGGTCATCACCGGCGCCAAGCAGGAACGTGGCGGCGACCGCGGCAAGCAGGGCAAGGTCCTGCGCGTATTCCCGGACACCAACCGCGTGCTGGTAGAGGGAATCAACCGCGTCACCAAGCACACCAAGGTCGGTCAGTCGCAGCGCGGCACCAAGACCGGTGGCATCGAGGTTGTTGAGGCCCCGATCCACGTTTCCAACGTTGCTCTGGTTGACCCGTCGACCAAGAAGCCGACCCGTGTTGGTTTCCGTCTCGACACCGTTGAGAAGGATGGCGCTACCAAGACCGTCCGGATCCGCGTGTCCAAGGCCACCGGGAAGGACATCTGA
- the rplN gene encoding 50S ribosomal protein L14 encodes MIQQESRLKVADNTGAKEILTIRVLGGSGRRYAGIGDVIVATVKDAIPGGNVKKGDVVKAVIVRTKKERRRADGSYIKFDENAAVILKNDGDPRGTRIFGPVGRELRDKKFMKIVSLAPEVL; translated from the coding sequence TTGATTCAGCAGGAGTCGCGACTCAAGGTCGCCGACAACACGGGTGCTAAGGAAATCCTTACCATTCGCGTTCTCGGTGGATCCGGTCGTCGCTACGCAGGCATTGGCGACGTCATCGTCGCTACCGTCAAGGACGCTATTCCCGGCGGAAACGTAAAGAAGGGCGACGTCGTCAAGGCGGTCATCGTCCGTACCAAGAAGGAACGCCGCCGTGCGGATGGTTCCTACATCAAGTTTGACGAAAACGCAGCTGTGATCCTGAAGAACGACGGTGACCCCCGCGGTACCCGTATCTTCGGCCCGGTTGGTCGTGAACTTCGCGACAAGAAGTTCATGAAGATCGTTTCGCTGGCCCCGGAGGTGCTTTAG